The Cloeon dipterum chromosome X, ieCloDipt1.1, whole genome shotgun sequence genome includes a window with the following:
- the LOC135946804 gene encoding serine-rich adhesin for platelets-like isoform X6 produces the protein MFSFASKMLNNLIGTEEEQQQQQQQQQQQQQGGMFGGPMGSQQQPMGQRMMGPGGGMGGPRPQGMPMMGGPRGPPRPMGQPMGQSMGQPMGQPMGQRTMGPMGPMGPRGPQMGPPRMNGPPGPGQRMMGPPRPQMGRGGMGMGPQTGHQGPQQQQQQQQFDPMMQQQQMRPPMMQQQPMAAPPAPAAGEDVPAVDLSHLSAEERAMIESVMAKAKEMDKPEPSPTHSPQQQQIQQHQQQQQQQQQQQQQRLQQQQQQQQQQQQQQQQQRMQHQQQNQNMLPQQNQQQQQQQMQQKMQQEQQRLQQENQRLDQQRIQQQQEQRFQHQQQKQQQEQQQMLQQEQQQQQQHEQQQRHAELMNQQLKKDMDYHDTHLSRPAFQQAQQRQGWEESSSSSSSSAAAAASQQQKSQLPALSSATTSNATTTVTTTTARGSLEDRLEREYLLRSTPAASSSTSTPDPPLSSFTSTISTLTAAATAASTSFSTPSFLLSSTTDALPSNSTTTSTISKSSTSSMTSAPPVFKPISWKPSVSPPPTPPSPTKTPKYTFSSSSSSVKNSIFANESDLTKFEDPVKYNSWRASRLIEETKNLLSSQQEEREALTKSLASTATTTLATVTTTTATFASYTDSVTSVTSVKADCSSSSSEPAVTLEVAAQSPPSSAAPTTLPPILDHSPGEVYTIPEEEEEITSPIGSDGVTSLRHRGDATMGLTRSNYMDITGRPAASRDESFVGDTGLLSGSPYRLGQSGSPKSMMEFGLGSSRLRGMQKDSSIDIGSSKGPDGITNPLLSDPLKNLKGSFLHRNQQQMQQEQQETIQNQLQLLQDKQQHQQQEAMMLNQQQQDILAMSTALSNSLTQQQQQINSQFGSPLQTTQPSLQSGVSGLTNSLQQMSLNQQQQQQQNNMQSMQQGSMLNSGLQQGTQMQNQQLQNNQIQNSGLQSGLQSGLQSNLQSGLQSNLQSGLQSNLQSGLQSNLQSSLQNSLQSGLQNTLQNSLQSGLQQSSGYQSPSLQSTLQSAMQNSGLQSNMQNSGLQSGMQNSGHQSAMQQNMQTGMQSNMQNSLQGGLQSMQNSLQTGLQGTNLSDMQYNQQNSMLQPNSLYNQQQSNQYGQQNMLGQQQQQQQPFQSSNNMDLGLQNQYQQQNQQDMLMAQQLGQNNYQQQMGQGGFQMNNQQQMMGQNMQFQQNKRGLKLMDFMDGDSAHKQHQQQQQQHQQQQQQGHDGKTGTISGMLADFSRALGLGSTSPRPSPSEDKSMMLGQHGMLPHSLSQHQQHQQLPMSSASYSVVSQPQVSYGQPHMHSTSASAASQLLSSQPTSSAYQNQLASSTIAGLPVTVLQGTPQTTLVLTSCQHLTPQQQQMYQQQMQLQHQAQHLKKIRRSLPHSETSQLQQMRAKVMGRKDANSLGQPIMSSSLAGVTSSILHSDPLAFMLTGSRGTRDAGDSSDTLSETDSQKSLRLRRKLPPTPLDPLESARLNSTKKRERSKSQPLQDRFRSYSPLRHSMERTTTNFSTGLSGMGRPSASETNLRSLTMGHDLDNRPGSALGLLGVSSVVSSTGLRSATGLGSADLTTTTSAMPSLYASSRTSSSLADIASVLPPNLRHLLGPSAGGSSYASDAAKYSSNKLPTYLQSLKEQLREEIKSATADRRRYLSEKEARLRWEREKFVASMDPLKRWSSQAVRRSSADGESGTWRNTIDDSWRGRGMSAPPSRSRKSRSWHPSPYGSDEEDDREHKKHKIKVPFRVEIARRRQQIEENARLHEELLRLARLRESAELGFTPSTEWGGGAYDGTSVLRSVDQVLRDEALGLYGARPQPGTEEDRSIERIASTFRTDDYTTNIYERLSDFSPLSESVTEFSTPTAMPLLPDMPTRSRKLLEDLGSSPITESVLSMPQKGKPRYAETKQHHRGSDEQRRSYPDNYGTLGGSSRKPLKSSQSHDGGGGGGGGGGTYRPSGGSPSVQQQRTSSGEGAKQPKKSQASDLQHPQKKYNFPVKHLFLTRDPEDRTVGGNGLGMKVTGGKEIPNSGGQLGAFVTKIYPRGVVETFGDIDENDQILEWNGISLTDKTFEEVQSILSQSVGDIELVIRSHNDLVPKHVAASGPVHRYPDVVLSNHEPCSNSSSYDNLSSTSM, from the exons CGGCCCCTCCGGCCCCTGCGGCTGGTGAGGATGTGCCTGCGGTCGACCTGAGCCACTTAAGCGCCGAAGAGCGCGCCATGATTGAGAGCGTCATGGCCAAAGCCAAGGAAATGGACAAACCCGAACCTTCTCCTACACACAGTCCGCAACAGCAACAAATACAACAACatcagcaacaacaacaacaacaacaacagcagcagcagcaacgcttgcagcagcagcagcaacaacaacagcagcagcagcagcagcagcagcagcagagaatgcagcatcagcagcaaaatcaaaatatgttaCCCCAACAGaaccaacagcagcagcagcagcagatgcaACAGAAAATGCAGCAGGAGCAACAACGTCTGCAGCAGGAAAATCAGCGTCTGGACCAGCAACGTATTCAACAACAGCAAGAACAACGATTTCAGCATCaacagcagaagcagcaacaagagcagcagcaaatgCTGCAGCAggaacaacaacagcagcagcaacatgagcagcagcagaggcaTGCCGAACTGATGAACCAGCAGCTAAAAAA GGACATGGATTACCACGACACACACCTGTCCAGGCCGGCCTTTCAGCAAGCGCAGCAGAGACAA GGCTGGGAAGAGTCGTCGTCATCATCGAGTagcagcgccgccgccgccgcgtctcAGCAGCAAAAAAGTCAGCTGCCAGCTTTAAGCAGCGCGACGACGAGCAATGCAACGACCACGGTGACCACGACGACGGCCCGAGGCTCCCTGGAGGACCGCCTTGAGCGTGAGTATCTATTGAGGTCGACTCCGGCCGCTTCTTCTTCTACTTCTACTCCCGATCCTCCGCTCTCCTCCTTCACTTCTACGATCAGCACCCTCACCGCCGCTGCAACTGCAGCAAGCACCAGCTTTTCAACTCCGTCGTTCCTGTTGTCGTCAACGACTGATGCACTGCCAAGCAATTCGACGACGACCAGCACAATCAGCAAAAGCAGCACTAGCTCGATGACCTCCGCCCCGCCGGTGTTCAAGCCGATCTCGTGGAAGCCGTCGGTGTCtccgccgccgacgccaccCTCGCCGACCAAAACGCCCAAGTACACGTTTAGCAGTAGCAGCAGTAGTGTGAAGAACAGCATTTTCGCAAACGAGTCGGACCTGACAAAGTTCGAGGACCCGGTCAAGTACAACTCTTGGCGCGCCAGCAGGCTCATCGAGGAGACAAAGAATCTGCTCAGCAGTCAGCAGGAGGAGCGAGAGGCGTTGACCAAGTCTCTGGCATCTACAGCGACGACGACGCTTGCGACCGTGACCACGACGACGGCGACTTTCGCGTCTTACACGGACTCAGTGACTAGTGTGACTAGTGTTAAGGCTGATTGCAGCAGCAGTAGTTCTGAACCGGCGGTCACGTTGGAGGTGGCGGCGCAGTCGCCACCGAGCAGCGCGGCGCCCACTACTCTGCCGCCAATCCTGGACCACAGTCCAGGAGAAGTGTACACAATTCCCGAGGAAGAAGAAGAGATCACGAGCCCAATTGGCAGCGACGGCGTGACCAGTCTTAGGCACCGAGGAG ATGCAACTATGGGACTTACAAGAAGCAATTACATGGACATcactggccggccggccgcttcCAGAGACGAGTCTTTTGTCGGTGATACAGGGCTATTATCTGGAAGCCCTTACAG GTTGGGCCAAAGTGGTAGTCCAAAATCGATGATGGAATTTGGTCTTGGTTCCAGCCGGTTACGCGGCATGCag aaggACAGTAGCATAGATATTGGTAGCAGTAAAGGTCCAGATGGCATAACGAACCCTCTTTTGAGCGATCCACTGAAAAACTTGAAAGGCAGCTTTTTGCACCGCAACCAGCAGCAAATGCAGCAGGAGCAACAGGAAACAATACAAAATCAGTTGCAACTGCTGCAAGATAAGCAACAGCACCAGCAACAAGAAGCAATGATGCtcaaccagcagcagcaggacaTTCTGGCGATGAGCACTGCGCTGTCCAATTCGCtcacccagcagcagcagcaaattaaCAGCCAGTTTGGAAGCCCCCTGCAAACTACACAGCCTAGTTTGCAGTCTGGAGTGAGTGGGCTCACCAACAGCTTGCAGCAGATGAGTCTTaaccaacagcagcagcaacagcaaaataatatgcaaagtATGCAGCAAGGCTCAATGCTCAATAGCGGACTTCAGCAGGGGACGCAAATGCAGAACCAACAGttgcaaaataatcaaatccaAAACTCTGGACTCCAAAGTGGACTTCAGTCTGGGCTTCAAAGCAATTTACAAAGTGGACTTCAAAGCAATCTTCAGAGTGGACTTCAAAGCAATTTGCAGAGTGGACTTCAAAGCAATTTGCAGAGCAGTCTTCAAAACAGTTTACAGAGTGGTCTTCAAAACACCCTGCAAAATAGTCTTCAATCAGGACTGCAACAGAGCAGCGGATACCAGAGCCCCAGCCTGCAAAGTACTTTGCAGTCTGCAATGCAAAATAGCGGGCTTCAGTCCAACATGCAAAATAGCGGACTTCAGAGTGGAATGCAGAACAGTGGGCACCAGAGCGCGATGCAACAGAATATGCAGACCGGAATGCAAAGCAATATGCAAAACAGTTTGCAAGGTGGGCTGCAGAGCATGCAGAACAGCTTGCAGACTGGACTACAAGGAACGAACTTGTCTGACATGCAATACAACCAGCAGAATAGCATGCTGCAGCCAAATAGCCTGTACAACCAGCAACAGAGTAACCAGTACGGTCAACAAAACATGCTGGgacagcagcaacagcagcagcagcctttcCAGAGCTCAAACAATATGGACTTGGGCTTGCAAAACCAGTACCAGCAGCAGAACCAGCAAGACATGTTGATGGCACAGCAACTTGGTCAAAATAATTACCAGCAGCAAATGGGCCAGGGCGGCTTCCAAATGAACAACCAGCAACAGATGATGGGCCAAAACATGCAGTTCCAGCAGAACAAGCGCGGCCTCAAGCTAATGGACTTCATG GATGGCGACAGTGCACACAAACAGCaccaacaacagcagcagcagcaccaacagcaacagcagcaaggTCACGATGGAAAGACTGGTACCATTTCAGGCATGCTGGCTGATTTCAGTCGGGCATTAG GTTTGGGCAGCACTTCGCCTCGCCCATCTCCTTCGGAGGACAAGTCGATGATGCTGGGTCAGCATGGCATGCTTCCGCACTCGCTGTCCCAGCATCAGCAGCACCAGCAACTGCCGATGAGCAGCGCCAGTTACTCAGTGGTGTCCCAGCCGCAGGTCAGCTACGGCCAGCCGCATATGCACTCGACGTCTGCCTCGGCCGCCAGCCAGCTGCTCTCATCGCAGCCCACATCCTCGGCTTATCAGAACCAATTAGCATCCTCCACCATCGCTGGACTACCGGTCACCGTGCTCCAGGGCACTCCGCAGACCACCCTGGTGCTCACCTCCTGCCAGCACCTcacgccgcagcagcagcagatgtACCAGCAACAGATGCAGCTGCAGCACCAAGCGCAGCATCTCAAGAAGATCAGGAGAAGCTTGCCACACTCGGAAACTTCACAGCTGCAGCAAATGAGAGCCAAAGTG ATGGGACGCAAAGACGCCAACTCGTTGGGTCAGCCAATAATGAGCTCCAGTCTGGCTGGTGTCACTTCCTCCATTTTGCACTCAGACC CATTGGCTTTCATGTTGACGGGATCTCGAGGTACTCGCGACGCCGGCGACTCATCGGACACTCTTAGCGAGACAGACTCGCAGAAGTCGCTAAGACTTCGACGGAAGTTACCGCCAACACCTCTGGACCCACTGGAAAGCGCCAGGCTCAATTCAACCAAAAAACGGGAGCGCAGCAAGTCTCAGCCCTTGCAAGACAGGTTCAG ATCGTACTCACCTTTGCGACACTCCATGGAACGAACGACGACCAACTTTTCGACTGGGCTGTCTGGCATGGGCCGGCCAAGTGCCAGTGAGACCAATTTAAGAAGTCTCACAATGGGCCATGACCTGGACAATCGTCCTGGGTCAGCCCTTGGTCTCCTTGGAG TCTCGAGTGTGGTGTCGAGCACAGGTCTGCGGAGTGCCACTGGGCTCGGCTCGGCCGACCTGACAACAACCACGTCGGCTATGCCGTCGCTTTACGCGTCGTCGCGCACCTCGTCCAGTCTGGCGGATATTGCGTCTGTCTTGCCACCCAATTTGCGCCATTTGCTTGGCCCCTCGGCGGGTGGTTCATCGTACGCCTCGGATGCCGCCAAGTACAGCAGCAATAAG TTGCCCACGTACTTGCAGAGTCTGAAGGAGCAGCTACGCGAGGAGATCAAGTCGGCGACAGCCGACCGGCGACGCTACCTCTCGGAAAAAGAGGCCCGCCTCCGTTGGGAGCGGGAGAAGTTCGTCGCCTCCATGGACCCGCTGAAAAG GTGGTCCAGCCAGGCGGTGCGCCGCTCTAGCGCCGACGGCGAGTCCGGCACGTGGCGCAACACCATCGATGACTCGTGGCGGGGGCGCGGCATGTCGGCGCCGCCGTCGCGCTCGCGCAAGTCGCGCTCGTGGCACCCGTCGCCCTACGGTAGCGACGAGGAAGATGACCGTGAGCATAAGAAGCACAAGATCAAGGTGCCCTTCCGC GTGGAGATCGCACGAAGGCGGCAGCAGATCGAGGAGAACGCGCGTCTGCACGAGGAGCTGTTGCGGTTGGCGCGGCTACGCGAGTCAGCTGAGTTGGGCTTCACGCCGAGCACCGAGTGGGGCGGCGGCGCGTACGACGGCACCAGCGTGCTGCGCTCGGTGGACCAGGTGCTGCGGGACGAGGCCCTTGGGCTTTACGGGGCGCGGCCGCAGCCCGGCACCGAGGAGGACCGCAGCATCGAGCGCATCGCCAGCACGTTCCGCACCGACGACTACACGACCAACATCTACGAACGCTTGTCTGACTTTTCGCCGCTGTCCGAGAGCGTGACCGAGTTCAGTACGCCGACCGCCATGCCGCTGCTGCCCGACATGCCGACGCGCTCGCGAAAACTGCTCGAGGACCTGGGCAGCTCGCCCATAACCGAGTCGGTGCTGTCGATGCCCCAAAAAG GCAAGCCGCGGTACGCGGAAACGAAGCAACACCACCGCGGATCCGACGAGCAGCGCCGCTCCTACCCTGACAACTACGGCACCCTGGGCGGCAGCTCGCGCAAGCCCCTCAAGAGCAGTCAGAGCCAcgacgggggcggcggcggcggtggaggcggcggcacCTACCGGCCGAGCGGTGGCAGCCCCTCCGTGCAACAGCAGAGGACGTCGAGCGGCGAAGGCGCAAAACAGCCAAAGAAATCGCAA GCATCCGATCTACAGCACCCACAGAAGAAATACAACTTTCCTGTGAAACACCTTTTCCTAACACGTGATCCCGAGGACAGAACTGTTGGTG GCAATGGGCTTGGCATGAAAGTTACTGGTGGCAAAGAAATTCCCAACTCGGGTGGTCAACTAGGGGCGTTTGTTACTAAAATTTACCCGAGGGGTGTTGTGGAAACTTTCGGCGACATTGATGAAA ATGACCAAATTTTGGAGTGGAATGGGATCAGCCTTACAGACAAGACTTTTGAAGAGGTTCAGTCCATCCTGTCGCAATCTGTTGGAGACATCGAGCTTGTAATTAGAAG TCACAATGATCTAGTGCCAAAGCACGTTGCGGCCTCTGGTCCTGTCCATCGGTATCCAGACGTGGTGCTGAGCAACCATGAGCCCTGCAGCAATTCCTCGTCCTATGACAACTTATCCAGTACAAGCATGTAA